TTCCTTGTCGGGTAAGTTCCGACCCGCACGAAAGGCGTAACGATTTGGGCACTGTCTCGACAACGCGCCCGGTGAAATTGTAGTACCGGTGAAGATGCCGGTTACCCGCGACAGGACGGAAAGACCCCGTGGAGCTTTACTGCAGCTTGATACTGGAATTCGGTATTACATGTACAGGATAGGAGGGAGACTAAGAAGCCAGGACGCCAGTCTTGGTGGAGTCGCCGGTGGGATACCTCTCTTGTGATACTGGATTTCTAACCTGAATCTGTGAACCAGATTAGGGACAATGTCAGGCGGGCAGTTTGACTGGGGCGGTCGCCTCCGAAAGAGTAACGGAGGCGCTCAAAGGTAACCTCAGAATGGTTGGAAACCATTCGCAGAGTGCAAAGGCAGAAGGTTGCTTAACTGCGACAGCGACGGCTGGAGCAGATACGAAAGTAGGACTTAGTGATCCGGTGGTATGAAAGTGGGATTGCCATCGCTCAACGGATAAAAGCTACCCCGGGGATAACAGGCTTATCTCCCCCAAGAGTTCACATCGACGGGGAGGTTTGGCACCTCGATGTCGGCTCATCGCATCCTGGAGCTGTAGCAGGTTCCAAGGGTTGGGCTGTTCGCCCATTAAAGCGGTACGCGAGCTGGGTTCAGAACGTCGTGAGACAGTTCGGTCCCTATCCGTCGTGGGCGCAGGAAATTTGAGAGGAGCTGTCCTTAGTACGAGAGGACCGGGATGGACGAACCGCTGGTGTATCTGTTGTACTACCAAGTGCATAGCAGAGTAGCCAAGTTTGGAAGGGATAAACGCTGAAGGCATCTAAGTGTGAAGCCCACCTCAAGATAAGATTTCCCATAGCGTAAGCTAGTAAGACCCCAGGAAGACTACCTGGTAGATAGGCTTAAGGTGAAAGCATGGTAACATGTTCAGCTGATAAGTACTAATAGGTCGAGGGCTTGACCTAAATCACTTTAGCAGACAGTGTTTGGTTTTGAGGGTGTAGAAAAATGTGGCCCAGTGGCTCAGTTGGTTAGAGCGCCGGCCTGTCACGCCGGAGGTCGAGGGTTCGAGTCCCTTCTGGGTCGCCATTATTACTATACTATCATGGGCGCATAGCTCAGCTGGGAGAGCACCTGCCTTACAAGCAGGGGGTCATAGGTTCGAGCCCTATTGCGCCCACCATGAATGAAAAAGTATTAATTGTATATAATAAGAATATGCCGACGTGGCTCAATTGGCAGAGCAGCTGACTTGTAATCAGCAGGTTATCGGTTCGAGTCCGATCGTCGGCTTTGTTATGGAGGGATTCCCGAGTGGCCAAAGGGGGCAGACTGTAAATCTGTTGTCGGAGACTTCGAAGGTTCGAATCCTTCTCCCTCCACCATTTATTCATATCGCGGAGTGGAGCAGCCTGGTAGCTCGTCGGGCTCATAACCCGAAGGTCAGAGGTTCAAATCCTCTCTCCGCAACCATGCCCAGATAGCTCAGTCGGTAGAGCAGAGGACTGAAAATCCTCGTGTCACTGGTTCGATTCCGGTTCTGGGCACCATATTTACATAATATACCATGTGGGCTACTAGCTCAGTCGGTAGAGCACTGGACTTTTAATCCAGGTGTCCCGGGTTCGAGTCCCGGGTAGCTCATCCAAATCGTAAGAAAGTTTCTTACGATTTTTTTTGTGCTCATTTTTAATAAAATACTGAGTACCAAGGAAAACAATTGATACCTATAGGGCTTGGCTAAGATATCTTTTTAAGATATAATGGTATCATTAATTTATATATTAGGATTGATCTTATGGCAGAAGCACCTTTATATGAAAGATTAATGCAATATAATAAGGAAGATATTTATCCTTTCCATATGCCGGGACATAAATTAGGTAAAATTTTACCTTCTTCTTGTCTACTAAATTTAGATGTTACAGAAGTTAAAGGAATGGATAATTTATACGAACCGGAGGAAGTCATTGCAAAAGCACAAAAATTACTAGCGAAGACCTTTGGTGCTGAAGAAACGATATTTTTAGTAAATGGATCTACGGCTGGTGTTATAGCATCAATACTTGGCGTATGCGACCCTAAAGATCAACTCATTCTTGCACGGAACAGCCATCATTCTGCCCATCATGGAATGATTTTGGGAGATATAACTCCTTGCTATATTAATCCGAAAATAATAGAGCCTTATGGCTTATTAGGAGGCATATCTTCAGAGGATGTAGAAGAAACTATTAAAAGGCATCCGAAGGCAAAAGCTGTATTTATTACAAGCCCTACTTACGAAGGATTTACTTCCAATATTAAAGAGATTGCTCGAATTGCTCATCAATATAATAAAATATTAATTGTAGATGAAGCCCATGGAGCACATTTTAATTTTCATTCTTCTTTTCCTAAAACTGCTCTTAGTCAAGGAGCCGATATCGTTATCCAAAGTCTTCATAAAACTTTGCCCGCGCTTACCCAATGTGCCCTTATTCATTTTCATGGAACTAGAGCAAATAGAGACAGAGTAAAACAAACCCTTAGGATGATTCAAACCAGCAGTCCTTCTTATATTTTTATGGGGATGATGGATTTACTTAGGAAGACATTGGATGAACAAAAAGAGAAGTTGTTTGAACCTTATATTGCAAATCTAATGCATTTAAGAAATACATTAAAGGAAATGAATCATATTCTTCTCCTTGGAGAGGAATTAAATAAACAATACGCTATAGAAGAAATTGATATTTCAAGATTGGTTTTTTATACTGGATATACGAATTTATCAGGAGTGGAGATTGATAGACTTCTTAGGAATAAATATAAAATTCAAATGGAATTAAGCAGCGAAATTCATTTTATTGGTATTTCAAGCATAGCAGATACCAAAGAAGGTTTTGAGCGTCTTTTAAATTCAATGAAGGAAATTGATCAGGGATTAATCTTTAATCAAAAAAATGCCGATATAGATAATATATTATATCCTCCTTCAGAAATAATAATTTCTCCAAGAGAAGCTTTCTATGCGCCAAAAGAAGTGATACCTTTAGAAGATGCGGAAGGAAAAGTTTCATCAAATTTTGTGGTATTTTATCCCCCAGGTATTCCTTTGTTATCTCCGGGAGAAAAAATCACAAAGTTCCATATTGAACACATAAAAAGACGCAAAAACGAAAAGACAATAGAGGTTATTAGACGGGGTGGACTATGAGAGGATTATTTATTTCCATGGAGGGGCCAGACGGTTCTGGAAAAACAACTCAGATTGAAAAATTAAAGGAGTATTTTTCGAATAAGGGTTATGAAGTGGTTATAACCAGAGAACCCGGAGGAACTCAAATCAGTGAAGAAATTAGAAATATTATTTTAGATGTAAAAAATGAAGCCTTATCAGATATGACAGAAGCCCTCCTTTATGCAGCATCCAGAGCACAGCATGTGGAAGAAAAAATAAAACCGGCACTGGAAAGCGGAAAGATTGTCATCAGCGATCGATTTGTAGATTCGAGTATTGTCTATCAAGGCTATGCAAGAGGGATTGGAATAGATACAGTAGAATCTATTAATAGCTTTGCCATACAAGGATATATGCCCGATATTACATTCTTTTTTGATATTGAACCTGAACTCGCTATGAAAAGAAAAGCCAATCAAAAATCCTTAGATCGACTGGAACAGGAGCATATTTCATTTCATAATAAAGTATATGAGGGGTATAAAATACTTTTAAAAAGATATCCAAAGCGAATAAAATCCATTGATGCCAGGCAGAGTATAGACAATATCTACGAGCAAATAATGAAAGAAGTGACTAATTTATTATAAGGAGGATGCCTATGAAACTCATCGTTGCGATTATTCATGATGAAGATGCCCACGGAGTAATGGATGAATTAAATAGGAAAGGATTCGGCGTTACGAAACTTGCCAGTACCGGGGGATTTTTAAAGTCAGGAAATACAACGATTTTTATTGGGGCTGAAGAAGAGAGTGTTGAACAAGTTATTAAGATTATAGAGAAGAAGTGTAAAAGCAGAAAACAAGTAACAACGGCAAATTTACCTCCAACCAATATAACGGAAGGATATATTCCTTACCCTATAGAAGTTACTGTAGGAGGAGCGACTATTTTTGTACTGGATGTAGACCGTTTTGAAAAAATCTAAGTTTTAAAGGGGAATAACAATGGATATGAAAGTTGGGCCAATTCAAACACCTACAATACAAGCGACTAAAGAAGTAAAGGAAAAATCCGTAGAGAAAGATTTTGCCTTCACTCTTTTAAGTAAAATTGATGAATCAGACCTTCAGCAAAAGCTTGAAAGAATGCTGCAGGATATTACAGTCCAAGGTAAAAAACTAGCGGACCATATGGACGTAAAGGATTTAAAAAAATATAGAACCTTGGTTTCTGATTTTATGAATGAAGTGGTCTCGAGATCTCATAAGTTTTCCAGAGAGAACTTTTTAGATAAAAGAGGAAGACATAGGGTGTATGGTATTGTAAAAAAGGTTAATAATAATTTAGACGAACTGGCCCAGGAACTTATAAAAAAGGAAAAAGATCACCTAAGAATCTTAGAAAAAGTTGATGAAATCAGAGGATTACTTTTAGATATTATGACTTAAATAATATATTCATAAACTGCTGTATAGGATACACACAGCGGTATTTTTTTATCACGAGATAGGAGATTTTATATGTATACGTTTGAAGAAATTATTGGTCATAAAGGAGTAATTGAAAATCTCCAGCAGACAATCAAGCACAATAAAGTATCTCACAGTTATATATTGGACGGCATTTCTGGTATCGGTAAGAAAACAATTGCATTAACCTTTGCAAAAACCCTTCAATGTCTTAATAAAGGAATAGCACCCTGTAATGAATGCAGTTCTTGCAGAGCTTTTGACTCAGGAAATCATCCTGACGTTTTTTTTATCAGTACGGAGAAAAAAAGTTTAGGCGTGGATGAAATTAGGGATAATATTCAAAAAGACATTGAAACAAAGCCTTATAAATACAGCTATAAGATTTATATCGTAGATAAGGCGGATAAAATGACCATACAGGCTCAAAATGCCCTTTTAAAAACTATAGAGGAGCCTCCTTCTTATGGTATTATTATGCTTGTCTCTACGAATTATAAGCAATTTCTTCCTACTATTATATCAAGATGTTCCCTGATAAAACTAAATCCCCTAAAACCCGGAGAAATTAAAGATTATTTTAAAACAGGCCCCATAGATCATAATATGATAGATTTGTATATCGCTTTTTCCGGGGGAAGTATCGGTGTTATTAAAAAAATGATGGAATCAGAACATTTTCTTGAAATCAGAGAAAATGTCATTAGATGGGTTAATGAAATAAACTCAGGGGATTTAATAAAACTGTTTGAAATACAAAAAGAAATGGAAAACTATAAAGAAGAAATAGATTTTGTATTGGATTTAATGTATGCTTGGTATAGGGATATTTTATTGATCAAACAGATAGGCAACAATCCATATATCCTCAATAAAGATAAGATCAACCTGTTGTTGAATACAGGCATGGACTTATCTTATAATAAACTTGGCAGAAGTTTAGATGCCATTGAAGATGCAAAAAAGCAGCTTAGGCAAAACGCAAATTTTCAACTTGCTTTAGAAATTATGCTACTACATATAAAGGAGAATGCACATGAACGTAATAGGAGTTCGTTTTAAAAGAGCGGGAAAAATTTATTATTTTGATCCCGGCGATTTAGAAATAGAACAGGGAAGCCACGTTATTGTGGAAACTGCAAGGGGTATCGAATATGGATCAGTGGTTATAGCCAATAGAGATGTGCCGGAAGAACAATTGGTTCATCCCTTAAAAAAGGTTATAAGGATTGCCACTCCGGAAGATGACGAAATAGAATTTGAAAATAAAAGAAAAGAAAAAGAAGCTTTTGCAATATGTAAAGAAAAAATCAAAGAACATAATTTAGAAATGAAATTAATCGATGTAGAATTTACTTTCGACAATAACAAAATTATGTTTTATTTTACGGCAGAAGGAAGAATAGACTTTAGAGAATTGGTAAAGGATCTGGCAGCTATTTTTAGGACAAGAATTGAACTTCGCCAAATAGGGGTTCGGGATGAAACAAAAATGATGGGAAGCATCGGTATTTGCGGCAAATCCCTATGTTGTTCCACTTTCCTTTCAGAGTTCCAACCGGTATCTATAAAAATGGCCAAAGAACAAAATCTATCTTTAAATCCTACAAAAATCTCCGGTGTCTGCGGAAGGCTTATGTGCTGCTTAAAATATGAAGAAGAAACTTATAAAGAAATTAACGAAAAACTTCCTGATGTTGGACAAGAAGTCATGACTCCGGACGGTAAAGGCACTGTATTATCCGTTAATGTTCTTCGTCAACTCGTAAGGGTGGCAGTTGTTAAAAAAGAAGGGGATACGGAAGCTGGCGTATATTCTGCAGAAGTTCTTCAATTTACTCCTTCTCAGAAGAAAAAAGATGAAGAGGATAATGAAGCAATCTATGAAGAATTTGAAGAATAATGTAGAACTCCTGGAAGGAGAACGACTTGATGATCTTAATTTAAAAGGGTATCAAATTATACAAAACCCTAAATTTTTTTGTTTTGGGATGGATGCAGTTTTACTTTCCGCCTTTACAGAAATAAAAGAAGGAGACACGGTACTGGATTTAGGCAGTGGAAACGGAATCATACCTATACTATTAGAAGCAAAGACAAAAGGAAAGAAATTCACTGGCCTTGAAATTCAAGAACAGAATGTGGATATGGCAAGAAGAAGCATTTTGCTTAATCATATAGAAGAAAAAGTAGAAATGCATCTTGGCGATGTAAGAAAAATAAAAGAGTATTATACAGCAGAGTCCTTTGATGTTGTAACTTCCAATCCCCCTTATATGAATGCAGGAGGGGGACTCATTAATTTACATGAGGCAAAAACCATAGCAAGGCATGAAGTACTTTGCTCTTTAGAAGATATTATTTATGCGGCTTCCTATGTATTAAAAAATAAGGGAAACTTTTATATGGTGCATCGTCCCCATAGATTAGTAGATATTATGGTTCTTCTTAGGAAACATCGACTTGAACCAAAAACATTACAAATGGTTCATCCTTATATGGACAAAGAACCTAATATGGTACTTATTAAAGCGGTAAAAAATGCAAAAGCCTTGCTTAAAGTTTCAAAGCCTCTTATTGTTTATAACGAAAAAGGACAGTATAATGACGAAGTAAAGGAACTATACAATGAATAAAGGGGTAGCTCAATGCCTGGAAGATTATATTTATGCGCAACGCCTATTGGAAATTTAGAAGATATTACATATAGAGCGGTAAGAATTCTAAAGGAAGTGGATTTAATTGCAGCAGAAGATACAAGACACACTAAAAAACTTCTAAATCATCTGGAGATTAATACGCCTTTAACCAGTTACCATGAGCATAATAAAGCAACCAAAGGTCCCATACTCATTGAAAAATTAAAAGAAGGCTTAAATATTGCTCTTGTAAGTGATGCAGGAACTCCTGGAATATCGGATCCGGGAGAAGACCTTGTACGTCTTGCCCATGAAAATAATATCCTGGTGACGCCTGTACCGGGGGCATCTGCAGTCATTTCGGGACTTATAATATCTGGTCTTTCCACGAGAAGATTTGCATTTGAAGGTTTTTTACCTGCGGATAACAAAGAACGAAAAGAAAGACTAAAAAAGCTTTCAAAAGAAGACAGAACCATTGTACTTTATGAGGCACCCCATAGGCTTTCTAAAACCTTAGAAGCCCTTTATGAAGCCTTAGGCAATAGAAAGATATCCATTATAAGAGAACTTACAAAACAATATGAAGAAGTAAAACAATGTACCCTTGAAGAAAGCATAATTTATTATCAGGAGGTTTCGCCAAAAGGGGAATTTGTTTTAGTGATTGAAGGGTTATCCGATGAAGAAATGAAAGAAATAGAAATAAAAAAATGGGAAACCATTAGTATAGATGAGCATTTTAAATTGTACATAGATGAAGGTAAAGACCAAAAGGAAGCCATGAAACTGGTTGCTAAAGACAGGGGCATCAGTAAAAGAGAAGTTTATCAGATCATTCATCAAATCAAATAATGCATAAAAAAAAAGCCAATTATGGCTTTTTTTATTGTTCTTTAATTTCCATTCCTGCTAATCTTACAAGTTCAAGAATAGTTTCTCTAGAGATTTTTTTACCTTTATAGTCAATTAGGTCATCCATGCTGCCAGTAAAAATGTCAGCTGGCTCGTATTTCTTTAAGATGATCTTATCGTTGTCCACAAAAATTTCTAAAGCATCTTTTTCATGAATGTCTAAGTTTCTTCTTAATTCGATTGGAAGAACAACTCTTCCTAATTCGTCTACTTTTCTTACAACACCTGTTGATTTCACGCTATATCCACTCCTCTTAATTTTTCTTTTTCGACATTATATTACAATTCAAGAATACCATAATTAACAATAAAAGTCAACACTATTTTTAAAATAAAATGAAATATATACAATATTAGTTATATAAGTCATTTAAAGAAGTCGAATTATGACGTAAAATGTTAAATTATTGACATTATAATTTGCAGAAAAAAGATACATTTCATTTTTTATTAAGTATATCCAAAAATTAACTGGAAAATAGGAATATTTAACTAATCGCTAAAATTCGACAAATGAATCATAAGTCCTAAAGGAAAACTATGCATACAGCTTGTTTCATATTTTTATGGTTAGGGCATATATATTAGAGAAGAAGCTACAAGATTTGAATGGGGGGAGAACATGTTAAACTATCTATGGGGGTTTATGATTCTTATTGGTATTATCGTTGCTGCTTTTACAGGGACAATGGGAGCAGTTACTCAAACTGCGATTAGTTCATCAAAGGAAGCTGTTCAAATTTGTATTACTTTATTAGGGGTGTTGGCTTTTTGGATGGGAATCATGAAAATTGCAGAAAAGTCAGGACTTATTTCCGGCTTAACAAATAGAATACGGCCCATTTTGCGCTTTTTATTTCCTGATATTCCTGATGGACATGAGGCGCAAAAATATATTGCTACCAATTTAATTGCCAATGTATTAGGACTGGGATGGGCAGCTACTCCCCCGGGATTATTGGCAATGAAAGCACTGCAAAAATTAAATCTTAAAAAGGATGAAGCCAGCAATGCCATGTGTATGTTTTTGATTGTAAATATTTCTTCCGTTCAGCTTATTTCAGTCAATATTATTGCCTATAGATCTCAATATGGTTCAGCCAATCCGTCGGAGGTTATTGGACCTTCACTGCTTGCTACCTGTGTTTCAACCGTAACGGCTATTGTATTCGGTAAAATCATGGAAAGGAGAAGAAGAAGTTGAAATGGGTTTTGTACATATCCGATTTTATGATTCCTCTTATCATATTTGGTATACTGATTTACGGACTTCTTAAGAAAATCAATATATTTGATGTGTTTATAGAAGGGGCAAAGGAAAGTGTTAATACTATTTTAACGATTATGCCCACTTTAATCGGGCTTATGGTAGCTGTAGGGATTATTAGGGCTTCCGGGGCCTTAGATATGATTGAAAAGGGACTTAAGCCCTTGCTTAAGTTTACCTCTTTTCCGTCGGAGCTCATTCCTCTTACAATTTTAAGGAGCATTTCTTCTTCGGCAAGTTTGGGACTAGTTCTTGATTTGTTTAAGCAGTATGGACCGGATTCCTTTATAGGAAGGCTCATTTCCATCATGATGGGATGTACGGAAACAATTTTTTATACCATGTCGGTTTATTTTATGTCTATTGGGATTAAAAAAACAAGGTATACTTTGGCGGGGGCCATTCTTGCAAACCTTGCTGGAGTCATTGCTTCATTTTATATCACAATATGGGTTTTTGGAAAATAAGAAAAGGAGCCAGTGGCTCCTTTTATCTTATTAGTTTAATTCGCTTACAACCTTCTTAAGTGCTTCTAATGCTTCATCTGGAAGTTTGTCAAATCCGCCTTTTTCTGTTGCTCTGGATTCAACGAATCTGATTCTGTCTTCCATTCTCTTCTTTAATTGATCTACATATTCAGCATCGTTTAAGTCAGGGATATAACCTTCAACTTCTAAGATTTCGATATCAGAGAAGTTGCCCCATGGTTTAAATGTAGCAGTTCCTTCGATAATAGCTTCTAATACGCCTAATGTAACAGAAGGAGTTACTTTCTTATCCATGAAGTGACCTGTATTTAAGATGTAGCAGTCTACATTTCTTTCTTGGAATAAAGCTTTGAATTTGTTATAGTCATCAGCTAATGGGTATGTTCTAAATGGATTAGCGTAAGGTTCTACAACTAATGCATTTGGATCTACTCCAGGAGCAAGTCTTTCAGCAGTTGTTCTCTTTGTAGCTAAGGTAGCTCCCATAACAGAAGCAAGTTCTGCTCCTCTTAATTTTACAACTGGAGGAAGAGTTGGGTCTTTCATGAGCCAGAAGATTGCATTAACTGGTTCATCAAATTTGTCAACACGGTTAGGAGACCATAATTTAGATTTAACCGCACGACCATTTCCGTTACGGATATCTTCAGTAACAATAACTACTTTGCCGTCTTCATCAACAGTAGCACCGTTGTTTTGTACGGTTAATAAGTATTTATTGTCTTCAGAAGTTAATGGATAGTCTTGAGTTTTATCAAAGTAAGCAGGCTCTAAAGCAACGGAAGAACCGTCAACTGTAGAAATAACGAAAGCATCATCATGAAGTACTGTGATATCATATTTGTCATTGTGACGCGCATGTGTAATTGTGGATTTACCGGAACCGGATAATCCAAACACACCAGCAACGAATTTTCTGCCATCAGATAAGTTATAACGTTTTTGACCGCCATGGCAGGACGCATATCCGTTACGGTTTGCAATAGCCCATGCTAATGTAAGAGTACCTTTTTTATGTTCACCAAAGTATCTCATTCCAAGGATTGCAGCACAGTTGTGTTGAGGATCAAAGCATGCAAGTCCCATTGGATGATCTGGATGAGACCAGGTTGGATCGGATAAAACGTAAATATCTCCTTCATTCTTTAATTCTTTGGATCTCTTATACATATTGAAGTATTCATCGGTTAAGTATTGGAAGTTAAGCATCCAGGAATACATAATGTTTTCTTGGCCTTCTGGAATTAAAAGATGTGCTTTAACCATGAAGTCTTCATCAAGACCTACATATACTTCAGCATGATACATTTTCTTAAAACGAGTTTGATAAGCTGCTTCACTGATTTTAAGAGCATATTCTGCTGTGTTTACGCCAGGTTCTCCGATAATTTTTCTAGCAGAAGCAGCACGACCACTAACTGCACCATCGTTGAACAATAATACTTTAGCATCTGAATCTAACCCGATTGCTTCAGGATTATAAACAGGCATATCGGTTACGATTGTTCCAGGGGAAGCAGCAGCTAATTTGTATGCTTCTTTTAAAGATGTAACTTTAACAACGTTGTTGCCGTAGAATGGAGTTTCAATAGTTGTTCTGATTTGAGAGAAAATAGGATTGTTAGATCCGATTTGATCTCGTGAAAATTTTGCTTGTGTTGCCATAAAAAAAGCCTCCTTTATTTATGTAATTTTTAATAGAGAAACCTAAAAAATTAGATAACTCTAAAATTCTCCCCATTATAATAATACATCTTTTATAAATTAAGTCAAGAAATAATAGGAAATTTTAAAAGATAATTATTGGTATATAAATACAGTAAAACACCAATACTTTAAATAAATTTCGGTATATTTCATAAGTATTTTGCATTTTTCACACAAAGGCGATATAATAATTTTTAGCAAATTCAATTAAACTATACATTAAACAGTGGAGGGTTAGTATGAATAAAAAAACTTATTATATTACGACGCCTATTTATTATCCCAGTGACAAGCTACATATAGGCCATTCCTATACTACAGTTGCGGCTGATGCGATGGCAAGGTATAAAAGGCTTCGAGGATATGATGTTAAATTTTTAACAGGAACGGACGAACATGGCCAAAAAATTGAAAGAATTGCCCAACAAAAAGGCATGACACCAAAAGCATATGTTGATTCTATTGTAACATGGATTAAAGAATTATGGAAGATAATGAACATTAGTTATGATACTTTTATCCGTACAACGGACGATTATCATGAAAAAACCGTTCAAAAAATATTTAAGAAATTATATGAAAAGGGAGACATATACAAAAGCTCCTATGAAGGCTGGTACTGTACCCCTTGTGAAACTTTCTTTACAGAAAGACAATTAAAAGAAGGAAAATGTCCGGATTGCGGCAGAGAAGTAGAAAAAGTAAAAGAAGAAAGCTATTTCTTTAAATTATCAAAGTATCAAGACAGACTCATTGAGTATATCGAAAGCCATCCAGAATTTATTCAACCTCAAACCCGACAAAATGAAATGATCAATAATTTCTTAAAACCAGGGCTTGAAGATTTATGCGTTTCCAGAACCTCTTTTAAATGGGGAATACCTGTTGAATTTGACCCAGGTCATGTGGTGTATGTATGGGTGGATGCATTGTCTAACTATATTAGTGCCCTCGGCTTTATGTCCGAAAATGATGAAGAATATAAAAAGTATTGGCCGGCAGATGTGCATTTGGTAGGAAAAGAAATTGTACGTTTCCATACCATCATATGGCCAGCGCTTTTAATGGCACTGGACGAGCCCCTTCCAAAACAAGTTTTTGGTCACGGCTGGCTTGTTATTGACGGAGGTAAGATGTCAAAGTCTAAGGGTAATGTAGTTGACCCTAAAGTGTTGGTAGATCACTACGGTGCCGATGCCATAAGATACTTCTTGCTTAGAGAAGTTGCTTTTGGACAGGATGGAAACTTCACAAACGAAGCATTAATCCAAAGAATTAACTCAGACCTTGCCAATGACTTTGGTAATCTTTTATCAAGAACCGTAGCTATGGTGGATAAATATTTTAATGGAACACTGCCACTAGGTAAAAAAGCTACAACATACGATGAAGAACTCAAAACTTTAGCACAGGCGACAGTTTCTAAAGTAGAAGAATACATGGAAAAGCTGCTCTTTAGCGATGCTTTAACAGAAATTTGGAATCTCATTAGAAGAGCCAATAAATATATTGATGAAACACAACCCTGGGTATTAGCAAAGGATGAAGACAAAAAAGACGAACTGGCTAATGTATTATATAACTTAGGAGAAATTCTTCGTATTGTTTCCATTATTATTGAGCCATTTATGCCTACAACTCCAAGAAAAGTATGGGAACAACTCTCATTGGAGGAAGGAGAAAATACCACCTGGGACAGTGCAAAGGTTTGGGGTAGACTTCCACAAGATTTCACTGTTAAAAAAGGAGAAATCCTTTTCCCAAGAATTGATATGAAAGTGGAATTAGAAAAATTAGAAGAAGCTCAAAACAAAGCCAGAGAAGAATCCGTAGCAAAAGCAGAAGAGAAAAAAGAAGAGAAAGCAGAAGAAAAACAAGAAACAGAATTTATATCCATTGAGGATTTTGCGAAGCTTGACCTTAGAATAGGAGAAGTCCTTCAATGTGAGAAAGTAGAAAAAGCAGATAAACTCTTAAAATCTCAAATTAAAATAGGAAACGAAGTAAGACAAATTGTGTCGGGTATTGCAAAATACTATACGCCTGAAGAAATGGTAGGCAAGAAAGTAATCGTAGTATGTAATTTAAAACCTGTAAAATTAAGAGGCATCCTGTCAGAAGGAATGATTTTGGCAGCTTCTGACGAAAACGGAAACCTTGTTTTGGCATCAACCGATAAGGACATTGAAAGTGGAGCGAAGGTGAAATAATGTATTTTGAATCCCATGCCCATTATGATGACGAAGCCTATAATGAAGACAGGGACGAG
The genomic region above belongs to Defluviitalea saccharophila and contains:
- the rsmI gene encoding 16S rRNA (cytidine(1402)-2'-O)-methyltransferase is translated as MPGRLYLCATPIGNLEDITYRAVRILKEVDLIAAEDTRHTKKLLNHLEINTPLTSYHEHNKATKGPILIEKLKEGLNIALVSDAGTPGISDPGEDLVRLAHENNILVTPVPGASAVISGLIISGLSTRRFAFEGFLPADNKERKERLKKLSKEDRTIVLYEAPHRLSKTLEALYEALGNRKISIIRELTKQYEEVKQCTLEESIIYYQEVSPKGEFVLVIEGLSDEEMKEIEIKKWETISIDEHFKLYIDEGKDQKEAMKLVAKDRGISKREVYQIIHQIK
- a CDS encoding AbrB/MazE/SpoVT family DNA-binding domain-containing protein gives rise to the protein MKSTGVVRKVDELGRVVLPIELRRNLDIHEKDALEIFVDNDKIILKKYEPADIFTGSMDDLIDYKGKKISRETILELVRLAGMEIKEQ
- a CDS encoding nucleoside recognition domain-containing protein, which codes for MLNYLWGFMILIGIIVAAFTGTMGAVTQTAISSSKEAVQICITLLGVLAFWMGIMKIAEKSGLISGLTNRIRPILRFLFPDIPDGHEAQKYIATNLIANVLGLGWAATPPGLLAMKALQKLNLKKDEASNAMCMFLIVNISSVQLISVNIIAYRSQYGSANPSEVIGPSLLATCVSTVTAIVFGKIMERRRRS
- a CDS encoding spore maturation protein, with amino-acid sequence MKWVLYISDFMIPLIIFGILIYGLLKKINIFDVFIEGAKESVNTILTIMPTLIGLMVAVGIIRASGALDMIEKGLKPLLKFTSFPSELIPLTILRSISSSASLGLVLDLFKQYGPDSFIGRLISIMMGCTETIFYTMSVYFMSIGIKKTRYTLAGAILANLAGVIASFYITIWVFGK
- a CDS encoding phosphoenolpyruvate carboxykinase (ATP) codes for the protein MATQAKFSRDQIGSNNPIFSQIRTTIETPFYGNNVVKVTSLKEAYKLAAASPGTIVTDMPVYNPEAIGLDSDAKVLLFNDGAVSGRAASARKIIGEPGVNTAEYALKISEAAYQTRFKKMYHAEVYVGLDEDFMVKAHLLIPEGQENIMYSWMLNFQYLTDEYFNMYKRSKELKNEGDIYVLSDPTWSHPDHPMGLACFDPQHNCAAILGMRYFGEHKKGTLTLAWAIANRNGYASCHGGQKRYNLSDGRKFVAGVFGLSGSGKSTITHARHNDKYDITVLHDDAFVISTVDGSSVALEPAYFDKTQDYPLTSEDNKYLLTVQNNGATVDEDGKVVIVTEDIRNGNGRAVKSKLWSPNRVDKFDEPVNAIFWLMKDPTLPPVVKLRGAELASVMGATLATKRTTAERLAPGVDPNALVVEPYANPFRTYPLADDYNKFKALFQERNVDCYILNTGHFMDKKVTPSVTLGVLEAIIEGTATFKPWGNFSDIEILEVEGYIPDLNDAEYVDQLKKRMEDRIRFVESRATEKGGFDKLPDEALEALKKVVSELN